The Chitinophagales bacterium nucleotide sequence CTCTATATCACGATGGACCTTATCGGTGGGGAAGAAGGACTGGGTAAAGGATTTGGTATCCTTCGCTCCGAAGCGTCGGATCATTTTCATATGATCTTCTCCAAGGACAGTCCTTACTATGCAGACCTCCCCGGTATGAGTGTGTTGATCGGTGGTATGTGGATCGCCAACCTGAACTATTGGGGGTGTAACCAGTATATCACCCAACGCGCGCTCGGGGCCAGTCTCCCCACAGCCCGCAAGGGTATCCTCTTTGCCGCCTTCCTGAAAATGCTGATGCCGATCATTATTGTGGTGCCCGGTATCGCCATTTATCATATGTATCAGAATAATATGATTGATCATTCGCTGATCGATATCACCAAGAACGGAAAAGTGGTGGCCGATTCGAATAAAACTTATTCAGCCCTGTTGAACCTGCTCCCCGTGGGTGTAAAAGGAGTGACCGTGGCCGCCTTTGCCGCCACCGTTATAGCCTCGCTTGCGGCCAAGGTAAACAGCATCAGTACCATTTTCACCCTGGATATTTATAAAAAAGTATATGAGAAAGATGCATCCGAAAAGAAACTGGTCTATGTAGGTAAAGTCGCCATCATCCTTTCTTCGATCATTGGTATTTTGCTGACACTTGGATTGGGCGATGTATTGATGGGAGAAGGAAAACAGGGATTCCAGTATATCCAGGAATATACCGGATTTGTTTCACCAGGTATCTTTGCGATGTTCCTGCTGGGGTTCTTCTGGAAAAAAGCAACCTCCAATGCGGCGCTGTTTGCCACCATCGGCGGGTTTATTTTCTCGGTGATCCTGAAATTCCTGCCGGGCATGATCGATCTCGAACCCCTTCATGCCATCGGGTTTGCCGTAGCGAATAAGGAGGGAGTTTTTGAAATCCCCTTCCTTGACCGGATGGCGATCGTATTCGTGCTTTCGGTGATCGGTATGATCGCGATCAGCCGGTATGAGAATAAGAAGGGCGTGAAACCGCAAGGGTTGGAGATCGATGCAAGTATGTTCAAAACCTCTACCGGGTTTGCTGTGGGGGCGTTGATTATAATCGGGTTGTTGATTGCGTTGTATACGGTCTTCTGGTAATTAATCAATAGCACGAAGGGCACAAAGGACACAAAGGACACGAAGGACACGAAGGGCACAAAGGACACAAAGGATTTGAGATATGAAAAAGTATAATAAAAACAATTTGGTGGAGGAGGGGTTGGAGCAACAGTTTGCGGTTGGTCCGGTGGAGACCCGCTCCATGGATACGCAGGGATTACGCGAGCATTTCCTGGTGAGTGACCTGATGGTAAAAGGGAAGATAAAACTCGTGTACACGCATTACGACCGGATGATGATCGGGGGAGTGGTGCCAACATCAAAGCCTATCCTGTTGGGTAATCCGCGTGAACTAAGAGCCGAATATTTTTTAGAACGGCGTGAGATGGGCATCATCAATGTAGGTGGCAAAGCGGTGGTACAGGCCGATGGGAAAAAGTTTAATGTAGATAAACTTTCCTGTCTCTATCTGGGAAAGGGTACAAAGAAAGTAAGCTTTGCATCTGCCAGTGCCAAAAACCCCGCGGTCCTGTACCTGCTTTCTTCACCGGCACATGCAAGCTATCCCAATACCCTTTTTACCAAAGACCAGGCATCGCCTGTCGAATTGGGTGCAGTGGAAACGGCGAACCGACGTACAGTATATAAGTATATCCATCTGGAGGGTATAAAAAGTTGTCAACTGGTGATGGGATTGACCACCCTGGCTCCGGGCAGTGTATGGAACTCTATACCTCCACACACGCATACACGCAGAATGGAGGTCTATTTTTATTTTGACCTGCCTGCCGAACACCGGATCATGCACTTTATGGGAAGTCCCGACGAAACAAGACATATCATAATGGCCAATCAGGAAGCTGTGATCTCTCCGCCCTGGAGCACACACTATGGTTGCGGCACCACGAATTATGGATTTATTTGGGGTATGGCCGGAGAGAATTTGGTGTATACGGATATGGATCCTGCACCGGTGGCCGAATTGCGATGAAGAATTTTCTTACGGAATACAAAATCATCCACCAATATATTGAATTAATGTATCAATCCAACCAGTTCATGTATTTGAAATAAATGGTTTCCCTTATCATGGTAATTTGTACCATGATTTCCTCAATCTATTTTGACAATGCAGCCACCACACCTCTCGCACCAGAGGTGTTGGAAGCCATGCTGCCCTATTGGGAAGATCATTTTGGTAACCCCTCTTCCATTCATGCACGTGGACGTGAAGCAAGAAAAGCAGTGGAAAAGGCCAGACGGTCCGTGGCCGGTCATTTTTCTGTCAGCCCCGGCTCGGTGATCTTTACCAGTGGCGGAACCGAGAGCAATAACATGGCCATTCATACCGCCGTTCATGGCTGGGGTTGCAAACGGATCATCACTTCGCGTATTGAACATCATTCCGTATTAAGAGCGGTTGAATTTCAGGCAAGGGTTACCGGTGCACAGGTTTCTTTTGTAGATATACTTCCGGATGGACATATCGATCTCGAACATCTGCAACAACTGCTGGGGGAGTCTCAGGATAAATGTCTGGTCACCCTGATGCATGCTAATAACGAAACAGGAAATATCACCGATATCCGGGCAGTTGGCAGTCTTTGCCGGGAACATGGGGCCTTTCTTCATAGTGACTGTGTACAGACCATCGGGCATTTTCCCATCGATGCCTCGCAACTCCCGGTTGACCTGCTTTCCGGTTCGGGACACAAATTTCATGGACCAAAAGGCGTGGGTGTCCTGATAGCCCGTAAGCCCGAATCCCTGGTCCCCCTGCACCATGGCGGTAACCAGGAAAGAGGCATAAGGGCGGGTACAGAAAATGTAGCCGGTATCGTTGGCTTTGCCACCGCACTCGAAAGGGCCATCGAACAATTTGTACCCGATGCCGCACATATTTGCATGATCAAAAAATGTATGATGTCCGAACTCGAGGCCAGGGTAGAAGGATTGCTCTTTAACGGAGATCCCAAAGGCGCCAGCCTCTATACGATACTCAATGCCTCCTTCCCCGAACGCCCCGAAGCCGAACCCTTGCTCCCCTTCCTCGACCAGGCCAATATCGAAGTAGCCGGGGGTAGCGCCTGTAGCGGTGGTCACTCACATGTAATGGAAGTACTCGGCCGCCAGGACCGGATCAATATCCGATTCTCCTTCTCTAAAAATAATACGCTCCGCGAAGCCATTCAGGTCACCGAACGGATCGCCGAATGGTCCGAAGCACCGATCGCATTATAATTTTTTGTCTCACACTTCTCTTAGAGACAAGCATAAGCAGACGGGGGATGTTTCTACATCCCCTTTTTCGTGTATGAATTTTAGTCGTTGGTGTACATGTACTTTTTTCCAAAAGATCCTGCTATACTTTTGAGCATTCTCATGTTAAGTTTCAAAATAAGTGCGGGGTCTGTTTTTACAGACCCCTTTTTCATGCTCCCTGCCTAATTTTGCGCTATGCATGAACAGAACGCCCATCATTCCTTCGCCGACCGCCTTGCCCGGATATTAGATAAAAGAAAGGAAAATGACCAGCTTCGCCGGCTGCAGATTCTGGATGGGATCGATTTCTGTTCGAATGACTATCTCGGATTTGCCCGCTCAGAATCACTCAAACAAAAATGGAAAGAAGCCATCGCGGCCAGCAATGACCGGCTTGGCGCTACAGGCTCGCGTTCCATCTCCGGACATTGCGAACAGGCGGCAAGTCTGGAGGAAGAGCTGGCCCGGTTTCACGGGACAGAAAGCGGGTTGATTTTTAATTCCGGTTATGATGCCAATGTGGGTTTGTTCTCTTCGCTGCCGGTCAGAGGCGATCATCTCGTAACCGATGAGTTGATCCACGCCAGTATCATTGATGGTTGCCGGCTTAGCTATGCTACCCGTCACCGCTTTAAACATAATGATGTCAATGACCTCGAGCAGGTCTTACAATCGGTTCAAAAAAATCGTGCGCCCGGGGCACAGGTCTTTGTGGTGGTGGAATCCATTTACTCGATGGATGGTGACCAGGCACCCTTGACCGATATCCTTTCTTGTTGTGACAAGTACCAGGCCCTGGTTATTGTGGATGAGGCCCATGCCACCGGTATTATGGGTCCGCAGGGGAGGGGACTTGTATCCGCTACAGGATTGGAAGACCGGGTCTGGGCCCGGGTACATACATTTGGTAAGGCCCTCGGTTGTCATGGGGCCATTGTAGTGGGGCCCAAACTGCTGAAAGAATATCTTTTGAACCATGCACGGTCCTTTATTTTTACAACCGCCCTTCCCCCTCATGCGCTAACGGGGATACAGCTTGCCTATGCTGAACTAAAGGCCCCCGCTTTTTCTTATGCCCCGCTTACCGGGCTCATTCAGCATTTTAAACAAACCATACAGGCACCCGAAGGTTGCTGGTTATTACCCAGCAGTTCGCCCATACAAAGCCTCATCATTCCCGGAAGCCAGCGCGCAGCAAGGGCAGGGGAAGCATTATTAAAAAACGGGTTTGCGGTTAAAGCCATTCAGCATCCTTCTGTGGCCGAAGGCAAAGAACGGTTACGGATCAGTTTGCACCTGCACAATACAACAACCGAAGTGGATCAATTGGCAGCCGCCTTGCATCAATTTTCATAAACCAATTCAGGCCTCTCGTCCACTTTTCTCCTGCATCAGTGTATTCTTTGAATGAGGGAATTTCATTTACTGTACTTTATAAGTAAAATGAAATTTATACTAACTGCATGAATAAAATACGGGTAATGATCGCTGATGGATATGCGGCCCTGCGGCAGGCCTGGACCTCTATTTTAAATGAATCCGAGGATATTGAAGTAATAGGCGATACAGCCAATCTGGCCACGGCGCGTGCCATGGCCCGTGAGCTTGATCCGGATGTGATCGTGATCGACGTGAATATCCCCGGTATTGAAGGGGTGGATAGTATCATTGCCATGTCGCGCGAATTTGGCCGCTCACGGATCATCCTGCTCACCGGGTTTTATAATATCGTGGTTATACGAAAAGTGATGAAGGCCGGGATACCCGGGTATTTGACCAGGTTTGCCAACCTGGAAGAGTTTAAGACCGCCATCCGCGAGGTGGGAAATGGACGTGTGTACCTGGAAGAGAGCCTGCGTGACCGCCTCGTATATGCCGAGATGCTGGATCAGAAGGATCCGATCGAATCGCTGACCAACCGCGAGATGCAGGTGATCAGCATGGTACGCGAGGGTTTGAATACCCGCGAGATCGCGGCTTCCCTGGGACTATCCTTTAAGACGGTCGAGGTACATCGCCATAATATCTACTGTAAACTGAAGGTAAAGAACCGGGCCGATCTGTTGAATTTCTTCTACCAGCGTGGTCTCTAAGTAAGTGTTCCCCATCAATCGTGTACTTTCTACACTCAATCGTGTATTTCTGTTAAAACAGGTGTGTATCCCTGTTATATTTAGGGTATGAACCCAGGCGGAGTATTTATCATGGTCGGTGACCGGTATGTACGGATCTTGCTTCCGCGGGTGCTTTATTTCCATGCCGAGGGCGACCTGGTGCGGATGGTGTCGATGGATACGGAAATGGAATGCAGGGCTTCACTCGAAAGCATCCGGCGTATTTTGCCCGTGCGTGATTTCTGTCAGGTCCATCCTTTATTTATTGTTTCCACGAGTAAGATCATTGACTTTGATGAATACTCCGTAAGCCTGCCCGGTATCTCCATTCCGGTTGACCGCAGTTTCAGGAAACAGTTCTATGCGCGTTGTTTATTCTTCTCCGATATACTGGGTAAGCCCGGTCCCAACTCCTTTTATATTGACTGGGATGGCGAATTGCATAGTCATTGACCAGTTTGACTCGCTCGTGTACCAGATTAAGCAGTTGGTGTATTTAGAAAATTTTGTAGCAGGCAGCCCGCTAAATTGTGTCCCTATCAGTTCGTATTTGTTTTCTCATGATCAATAAGTGTGGTTTAATCGGAAGGGATTTTTATCCCTTCTTCTTTTTAGCATTCAGTTCATCCAGATAACCAACTTACAGTTAGTTTAGCCATGGGCAGCTCCAGAACTGCCCTCCGATACAGTTCACTTAAAGGGTAACTGTAAATCCACCGGGGAGGGTTTTTACTTTCCCCTTTTTTCTTTTTTTGGCTGATTTCAGAGGCCCTTCCAGTCAAAATGTACCACCTACACAACAGAAAAATTTCCTATTTGAGAAAAAAATAAGGAAAGTGACTAGTCCTTTTTTTCTTCTCATTCGTCTTTATACATAGACTTAATCTTGTTTTGCTATGGAATTAAGATCCTTGTGCCCGGAACAGAAGACTGCGGTCCAGCAGTCAAGTTTTTTTATACGGTCCAACGGCAAGTTTATCCGCGTGGCATTTGCAGACATTATGTATGTCTTCAGCAGGCAGAATTATGTCCAGGTGGTAACGGCCGACAAAAGTTATGTCATCCTCAACACCATGAAGCAGATGGAATCGGCCCTGCCCGAAGGACAGTTTTGTCGTATCCATCGATCCTTCATCGTGTCGGTTGATCACATAACCTCTTTTGATAATGATAGTGTCTTCCTGGGGGATAAGGAATTTCCCATCCGGGAACAATACCGTACCATCCTTCACCAGAAGCTGAATATATTATTCAATGAGATACGGTCGGGTAAAAACCGGCAGACCGACAAGATCGATGTGATCGCCGAATTACCCGAGAACTTTGACGAGTAATAAAGTATATGACCCCAATCATGTACTAAAGCAGGCGTTTCGTGTAAATCCAAAAAATCCTTTACCATCCTCGTCTATCTTGGTATTGTGTTAAGCAGATTATTTGATTATAAAAGCAATAACGGGGCCTGTTTCTACAGGCCCTTCACTTTCCTACTCAGGAAATTATCGGAATAGCCGGGAGTCTGTTTTTACTCACTCCCTTTTTTTAGCTAATAGCTAAATACTAAAAGCTAATAGCTATTAGCTATTAGCTTTTAGTATTTGCAATACGAATATTATCTACCAAATCGACTTGTTTGTGTACGATAAAATGCCTTCAATGTATTTGAATAAATGAACATCATTTAAGTATATACCTTGCTAACGATTAATAAAAATATCTCAAAAGTTTTTCACCGGGGTGGGTGTCTACTCGTCCCTTTCCGAGCAAAAGGGAGCAGAACCCTTTCTCATAGCAGTAACAGCCGGTACTTTACCGGAGTTAGTTTTTGGTAATAGGGGGAGTGTTCTCACTTCCCCTTATTTAATTCAGCGACTATGTCCATCACCTTCGACCATATCACCAAAAAATCCTGTGTATTCCGCTTGCGGGTACATACCCCCATACAAGTACTCTATCGCATGATGCAGGTCTTTACCGAACGGGGTATCCTCCTCGAAAACCTGCATGTCCAATCAGATCCCTCCAATCCCCAATCCTCCCTCATTCTGGTTTGCTGCCAGATGGAAAAAGACCGTATCTATCGCACCTTGCTGGTATTACGCAGAATCCATGGCGTTGTCGACGCCGAAAAAATGGAGGGGAAATAATTCACTGTGCCTCTGTGGTTTATTTTACCACAGAGAATTTAGGTTTCCAAATGCAGCCTTTCAGGATTTAGGTGAGTCTCATCTAAGTAGATTATCTTAGTATTACATTTTCAAATCATTTATCGCGACTAAACCCCATCCGTTTTGGTGCTGACCCAAAATAACGATCTGCTTTTCCGCGAACTGGCCAATGACAATGAACAGGCTTTTCGGGAATTATATGATCATTACAAGGCCCCTTTCTTTGCGGCCGCTTTTCGCCTGATGCGTTCAGAGCAACTGGCCGAAGAAGCGGTACAGGAAACCTTTCTGGCCTTATGGGTCAAACGCCGGCAGGTGGCCGAGAGCCGTAATCCCCACAATTACCTGCTCTCGATGCTCCATAACCAGATCTATACCCAGTTTCGGAAAATTGCCTTAGACCGCAAGACCCTTGACCGCTGGGTCAGCGATCACCCCGACCAATCAACCAATCCTGTTGAAGATTTCCTCCTGGCCAAGGAGAACCGGGAAATCATCCATTCCTTTCTTTTACAATTACCGCCCCAACAGGAAAAAGTGTACCGGCTCAGCAAGCTCGAAGGCCTGAGCCGCGAAGAAGTGGCGGCCCGGTTAAATATCTCCCCCAATACCGTCAAAAACCATTTGATGGCCGCCAGTGAATTCTTACGTACCCATTTTGGTAAGGGATTATCGGCTGTTGTTTGGATATTGATAAGGGAGGAGTTCCGTCTTTAAGATGGGCTGGAGTGGCGCAGACTTTTTTTTCACCGCAGAGACACGGAGTTTTTTTTTAACCACAGAGGCACAGAGACACAGAGGATTATTAATTTTTGATTTCTTCGAATCCAAAATGAAAATCTCCTTAGCAGGATGGCAGTTTTATCAGTGAAGTGAATATTCTCTGTGTCTCTGTGCCTCTGTGTTTAAAAAACTCCGTGTCTCTGTGGTAAAAAAAGTTTGTTTAAACTAGTACACACTTCCCCCGCCAATCATCCACTATCATCTAACGATTAACATTTCCCATGGCCCCCGAACCGCAACGCATATATTATCTCCTCCAAGCCTGGACCTCCCGCAGCGCAACACCCGCCGAGGAAAAGGAACTGATGTCCCTGGTGGGGTCTGGTGAGGGGCATCCCGAACTGGCGGCCCATATTCAGCAACTGGTTGATTACTATAAAGATGATCCCGAACTGCCGGTGGTGGACTGGGAACAATTATACCAACGCATCCTGGCCGCCCGTCCCGCAGAACCCGTGGTCAGAAAAGTGTATTGGACCCGGTGGGTTGCAGCGGCGGTTATTGTGGGGTTGTTGGCGGTGGGGTGGTGGTTGGTCAGGGGACCGGGGTCAGATGACAGAGGACAGATGACAGATGACCGGGGAACAATCGCTAACCAAACAGATGTTTTGGCGCCAGCCAGCAATCGTGCTACCCTGACCCTGGCCGATGGACGAACCGTATATCTCGATAGTACGGATAATGGCGCACTGGCAGAACTCAATGGGGTACAAGTGGTGAAGACCGCCGACGGAAAAATAGTTTATACCGGGTCCGGAGTCGGGGGTCCGGAGTCCGGGCTGGTTTACAATACGCTTTATAATCCCCGCGGCTCCAAAGTCATCGACATCACCTTAAGCGATGGCAGCCGTGTTTGGTTGAATGCGGGTTCAATTATCACCTATCCTGTAGCATTTGCCGCATCAGGCGGGAGGAATGAACGCAGAGTGCAAATAACCGGCGAAGCCTATTTCGAAGTAGCCCCTGATAAAACAAAGCCATTTTATGTAAGTAAGGGGGATATGGAGGTGATGGTGTTGGGCACACACTTTAATGTGAATGCCTATGATGACGAGGCGGATATCAGGGTCACCCTGATAGAAGGAAGTGTGAAGGTATCTGCCTCACGCCTCACGTCTGACGCCTCACGAATTCTCAAACCTGGTCAGCAGGCCCTCCTCACGTCTCGCGACTCACGTCTCACGCTCAATACCAACCCCGACCTGGAAGAAACACTCGCCTGGAAGAACGGCCGTTTCATTTTCACCAATGCCAGCATTGAAACCATCATGAACCAGGTAGCCAACTGGTATGATGTGGAAGTGGTGTATGAAGGAAAGATCACCAAGACTTTTAGAGGCGGGATGCCGCGTACCCTGAGTGCGGCCAGTGTGTTCCGGATATTGGAGGAGACCGGAGGGGTACATTTTGAGATAAAAGGAAAGCAGGTCATTGTACGACCTTAAAAATAAAAACCAGGAATGCGGTAACATCCCTGGTCATTTAGATCGAGAATAAGTAGCGACACTCATTTAACAACCTAAACCTACCTGTCGGTAGACAGGCTATTGCGAAGCTATGCAATTAATTCATTTTTCCCGTGCCGGTAGCTGTAGGCCGGGGTCAACCCTAATTGTCCGGGTTATGAAGATCACAGCCGTCATCCTCTTAGCTGCCTGTCTGTCAGCCGCC carries:
- a CDS encoding LytTR family transcriptional regulator DNA-binding domain-containing protein; its protein translation is MNPGGVFIMVGDRYVRILLPRVLYFHAEGDLVRMVSMDTEMECRASLESIRRILPVRDFCQVHPLFIVSTSKIIDFDEYSVSLPGISIPVDRSFRKQFYARCLFFSDILGKPGPNSFYIDWDGELHSH
- a CDS encoding 8-amino-7-oxononanoate synthase, with the protein product MHEQNAHHSFADRLARILDKRKENDQLRRLQILDGIDFCSNDYLGFARSESLKQKWKEAIAASNDRLGATGSRSISGHCEQAASLEEELARFHGTESGLIFNSGYDANVGLFSSLPVRGDHLVTDELIHASIIDGCRLSYATRHRFKHNDVNDLEQVLQSVQKNRAPGAQVFVVVESIYSMDGDQAPLTDILSCCDKYQALVIVDEAHATGIMGPQGRGLVSATGLEDRVWARVHTFGKALGCHGAIVVGPKLLKEYLLNHARSFIFTTALPPHALTGIQLAYAELKAPAFSYAPLTGLIQHFKQTIQAPEGCWLLPSSSPIQSLIIPGSQRAARAGEALLKNGFAVKAIQHPSVAEGKERLRISLHLHNTTTEVDQLAAALHQFS
- a CDS encoding LytTR family transcriptional regulator encodes the protein MELRSLCPEQKTAVQQSSFFIRSNGKFIRVAFADIMYVFSRQNYVQVVTADKSYVILNTMKQMESALPEGQFCRIHRSFIVSVDHITSFDNDSVFLGDKEFPIREQYRTILHQKLNILFNEIRSGKNRQTDKIDVIAELPENFDE
- a CDS encoding FecR domain-containing protein encodes the protein MAPEPQRIYYLLQAWTSRSATPAEEKELMSLVGSGEGHPELAAHIQQLVDYYKDDPELPVVDWEQLYQRILAARPAEPVVRKVYWTRWVAAAVIVGLLAVGWWLVRGPGSDDRGQMTDDRGTIANQTDVLAPASNRATLTLADGRTVYLDSTDNGALAELNGVQVVKTADGKIVYTGSGVGGPESGLVYNTLYNPRGSKVIDITLSDGSRVWLNAGSIITYPVAFAASGGRNERRVQITGEAYFEVAPDKTKPFYVSKGDMEVMVLGTHFNVNAYDDEADIRVTLIEGSVKVSASRLTSDASRILKPGQQALLTSRDSRLTLNTNPDLEETLAWKNGRFIFTNASIETIMNQVANWYDVEVVYEGKITKTFRGGMPRTLSAASVFRILEETGGVHFEIKGKQVIVRP
- the kduI gene encoding 5-dehydro-4-deoxy-D-glucuronate isomerase; the encoded protein is MEQQFAVGPVETRSMDTQGLREHFLVSDLMVKGKIKLVYTHYDRMMIGGVVPTSKPILLGNPRELRAEYFLERREMGIINVGGKAVVQADGKKFNVDKLSCLYLGKGTKKVSFASASAKNPAVLYLLSSPAHASYPNTLFTKDQASPVELGAVETANRRTVYKYIHLEGIKSCQLVMGLTTLAPGSVWNSIPPHTHTRRMEVYFYFDLPAEHRIMHFMGSPDETRHIIMANQEAVISPPWSTHYGCGTTNYGFIWGMAGENLVYTDMDPAPVAELR
- a CDS encoding sodium/solute symporter (Members of the Solute:Sodium Symporter (SSS), TC 2.A.21 as described in tcdb.org, catalyze solute:Na+ symport. Known solutes for members of the family include sugars, amino acids, nucleosides, inositols, vitamins, urea or anions, depending on the system.) produces the protein MLQMDWIIVLLYFVLVSLYGYWIYRKKKAVETSSADFFLAEGSLTWWAIGASLIASNISAEQMTGMSGSAFSLGLAISSYEWMAALTLIVVAVFFMPVYLKNKIFTMPQFLNQRYNGRVAMIMAVFWLLLYIVVNLLSILYLGAVAISGISGWDFTLCVFLLALFSVFIALGGMKVVGYTSAIQVFFLVLSGFIALYITMDLIGGEEGLGKGFGILRSEASDHFHMIFSKDSPYYADLPGMSVLIGGMWIANLNYWGCNQYITQRALGASLPTARKGILFAAFLKMLMPIIIVVPGIAIYHMYQNNMIDHSLIDITKNGKVVADSNKTYSALLNLLPVGVKGVTVAAFAATVIASLAAKVNSISTIFTLDIYKKVYEKDASEKKLVYVGKVAIILSSIIGILLTLGLGDVLMGEGKQGFQYIQEYTGFVSPGIFAMFLLGFFWKKATSNAALFATIGGFIFSVILKFLPGMIDLEPLHAIGFAVANKEGVFEIPFLDRMAIVFVLSVIGMIAISRYENKKGVKPQGLEIDASMFKTSTGFAVGALIIIGLLIALYTVFW
- a CDS encoding RNA polymerase sigma-70 factor, whose amino-acid sequence is MVLTQNNDLLFRELANDNEQAFRELYDHYKAPFFAAAFRLMRSEQLAEEAVQETFLALWVKRRQVAESRNPHNYLLSMLHNQIYTQFRKIALDRKTLDRWVSDHPDQSTNPVEDFLLAKENREIIHSFLLQLPPQQEKVYRLSKLEGLSREEVAARLNISPNTVKNHLMAASEFLRTHFGKGLSAVVWILIREEFRL
- a CDS encoding response regulator transcription factor, producing MNKIRVMIADGYAALRQAWTSILNESEDIEVIGDTANLATARAMARELDPDVIVIDVNIPGIEGVDSIIAMSREFGRSRIILLTGFYNIVVIRKVMKAGIPGYLTRFANLEEFKTAIREVGNGRVYLEESLRDRLVYAEMLDQKDPIESLTNREMQVISMVREGLNTREIAASLGLSFKTVEVHRHNIYCKLKVKNRADLLNFFYQRGL
- a CDS encoding cysteine desulfurase — protein: MISSIYFDNAATTPLAPEVLEAMLPYWEDHFGNPSSIHARGREARKAVEKARRSVAGHFSVSPGSVIFTSGGTESNNMAIHTAVHGWGCKRIITSRIEHHSVLRAVEFQARVTGAQVSFVDILPDGHIDLEHLQQLLGESQDKCLVTLMHANNETGNITDIRAVGSLCREHGAFLHSDCVQTIGHFPIDASQLPVDLLSGSGHKFHGPKGVGVLIARKPESLVPLHHGGNQERGIRAGTENVAGIVGFATALERAIEQFVPDAAHICMIKKCMMSELEARVEGLLFNGDPKGASLYTILNASFPERPEAEPLLPFLDQANIEVAGGSACSGGHSHVMEVLGRQDRINIRFSFSKNNTLREAIQVTERIAEWSEAPIAL